Part of the Musa acuminata AAA Group cultivar baxijiao chromosome BXJ3-10, Cavendish_Baxijiao_AAA, whole genome shotgun sequence genome, ACACCGTATCGTCCGACTCGACGGACAGCTTCATTAAGGTACAATTCTCCCAGGTCAATCGCCGCCTGGACGAGTTCCGACGCGAGCTCCAAAGGTCGCGGGACGAATCAAACGAGGGCACCTCGGGGGGATCCCCTTTCATTCAGGAAATACAAGAAAAACCTGTCCCCCTCAACTTTAGGGTACCGGCCCTAGAAACATACGACGGCGGCTCCGACCCAACGGAGCATGTCGCCGCGTTCAGAACTCAGATGGCCCTTTACGGCACGTCCGACGCGCTAATGTGTCGTAcattcccgaccaccttcagAGGACCAGCACGCGCGTGGTTCAGCCGGCTGCGACAATCCTCAATCGTATCTTTTAACCAGTTCGCCAAAGAGTTCGAACAAAACTTCCTTACCAGCGCGCGGCCTCGGCCTTCCATAGCCGCCCTGCTGGCATTGTCGCAGCACGAAGAAGAAACGCTCGCACTGTTTGTAACACGCTTCGCCGCGGAGATCCGCAGGTattcggacactcacccctctctgatCATGCAGGCGTTCCTGACGGGGCTAAAACCctcgaggttcttctggtcactaATCGAGAAGCCGCCCGCCACTGTCCCTGAGATGCTCCACCGGGCCAACCAATACGTCGCCGGCGAAGCGTTGGCAGCAGGAAGGCGCCCGATCGGGAAGAAATCACGAACCGAGCAACCCCGAGCCGCCGCCTCGTCGGTCGACCCGCAACCCCGTCGGAGGCTTGACCACCCCGAGCAACGGCTCCCGAGGCCTCCGCCCCTCCCGCTCAACACACCtcgtaccgagatcttcctccagatCAGGGAGAAAGGTCTTTTGCGGCCCCCTAATCCCATGAGAGCTACTTACAAAGATCGGTCGAAATACTGCAGGTTCCACCGAGACCACGGCCATGACACAGAAGACTGTCACGACCTCCAGAACCAGATTGAGGAGCTGATCAGAAGAGGGTACCTCGGCCGTTATCTCAAAGAACCCCGGGAAGCAACCCCGCGTCCCCGGATGCCTGTGGAAAGGCAGGTCGATGTCATCATCGGTGGACCGACGGCAGGCGGCAGCAGCTCAAGCGCAAGGAAATCCTATGCCAGGAGCTCGGTCGAGAAGCGCCCCCGACCCGAACTAGAACCCGAAATCTCTTTTGGGGCCGAGGAGGGGGAAAGGTCCCATCATGACGACGCTCTGGTAATTTCCATCCAGATCGCCAACGCTCGGGTAAAGCGGGTAATGGTCGACACTGGGAGCTCCGCTGACATCCTATACCTCGACGCCTTCAAAAGGCTCGGCCTGCCCACCGAAGACCTCGTTCCCATGAGCTCGGCACTCACGGGGTTCACCAGAGACTCAATCTCCCCGCTTGGCACCACCACACTCCCTGTCTCCATTGGGGAGGAGCCAAGGACCAAGACAATAATGACTACGTTCATGGTGGTCAACCTGCCCtcggcctacaacgtcatcctcggaCGCCCAACGCTCAACAAGCTAAAAGCAGTAGTCTCAACCTACCACCGAGCCATCAAGTTTCCCACCTCGGCAGGGGTCGGAGAGTCACGAAGCGACCCAGGTGAGTCAAGAAGGTGTTACCTCACCGCGGTCTCCCGAACGAAGAGGGCATGCCCCCATATCCCAGACCCTCGAGAAGAGGCCGCCACGTCAACACACCTTGAGCCACCCGAGCAGCTTACCGAGGTGCCAATAAAGGGAGACCGGCCCGGTCAGACTGTGAAGATCGGCGCAGCCCAGCCCGAAGAAAACCAGCTCCAACTCGTCGAATTCCTGAAGGCAAACGCCGATGTATTCGCATGGTCCCCCAAGGAAATGCCAGGGATCGATCGGACGGTAGCCGAACACCAGCTTAACATCAATCCCGAGGCCAGGCCAATAAAGCAAAGACCACGCAGGTTCGCCCCCGACCGGCAGAAGGCGATCAGCGAAGAGGTCGACCGATTGACAGAGGTCGGATTCATTTCCGAAGTGAAGTACCCCCAGTGGCTGtcaaatgtagtcctcgttaaaaaaCCTAATTGAAGCTggcggatgtgtgttgactacaccaatCTCAACCGAGCGTGTCCCAAAGACTACTACCCGCTCCCGAGAATAGATCAGCTAGTCGACGCCACCTCGGGCTACGAGCTCCTTACCTTCTTGGACGCATactcgggctacaaccaaatccgcATGGCGCCAGCGGACCAAGAGAATACCGCTTTCATCACCGACAGAGGAATATATTGCTATAAGGTGATGCCGTTCGGCTTAAAGAACGCTGGGGCAACCTACCAGAGGATGGTCGACAAGCTGTTCAGACGCCAGATTGGCAGGAACATGGAAAtatatgtggacgacatgatcgtaaaaagcAAAACCGCGGAGGCGCACCTGGCCGATTTGGCCGAGACTTTTCAGACCCTCAGGCGATTCCATATGCGTTTGAACCCCGCAAAGTGCGTCTTCGGGGTCAGCTCGGGAAGATTCCTCGGCTTCGTCATCCACCAGAGTGGAAtagacgccaacccggaaaaggtacGGGCCATAACCCGGATGCACTCACCCCGCTCTGTCAAAGAAGTACAGTGTCTCACGGGGAAACTGGCGGCGCTCAGTAGATTCATATCCAGGTCGGGCGACCGATGCCTGCCTTTCTTCCAGGCTCTGCAACAAGTCAACAACTTCACCTGGACACCCGAGTGCGAGGAAGCTTTTGAAGACCTGAAGGCGTACCTTACCCGCCTGCCCCGACTCGCTTCCCCTGAGCCAGGAGAAACCCTGGGCCTTTACTTGGCGGCGTCAGCACGGGCAGTTAGCTCGGCGTTGGTCCGAGAAGCACCGCCCAAGCAGCAGCCCATCTattacgtcagccacgtccttgCCGGGGCCGAGGCGCGGTACCCCCCCCATCGAAAGGCTGGCTCTGGCGTTGGTAAAGACAGCGCGAAAGCTACGCCCATACTTCCAGTCCCACACAATCaaagtcatcaccgaccaaccgctGCAGAAAATCCTATCCAAGTTCGATGTGTCGGGGCGAATGTTACGATGGTCGGTCGAGCTCAGCGAGTTCGACATCCAATACTCTCCGCGAAACGCCATCAAAGCCCAGGCACTAGCCGATTTCATCTCTGAACTAACGTCCGAGGATTGTGCAGAGGGGCGCAAGGACGCCGACCGTGCGTGGACCCTGCATGTTGACGGCTCCACCATCACCGGTGTGGCTGGAGTTGGCCTCATCCTTAAAAGCCCTACCGGAGAAACCTACGAAAGGTCCGTCCGACTGCAATtccaagccaccaacaacgaagccGAGTACGAGGCGCTACTACATGGCCTACGCCTCGCCTTGGAGATGCAGGTAGACAACCTCGAGGTATTCAACGACTCTCAGCTAGTGACGGGACACGTAAATGGGAGCTACGAGGCCCGGGACCCCACGATGGCATCATACCTGGCGGAAACACAACGGCTCGCCCGCCTCTTCAGCCGGTTTTCGATCACACAAGTGCCCCGGGCCCAAAACGCATCCGCCGACGCTCTGGCAAAAGCAGCCTCCGCACGGGGTTTGGAAAAAGCCTCCGTGACCGAGCCCATAACAGCGTCGACCATACCATCCTGCGGCGTCGTCGAGACCCGAACCTCGCCAAACTGGATGGAGGAAATACTCTGCTTCAAGTCAGATGGGGAGGAGCCCGACGACCCGGCGGCAGCAAGACGACTAAGGCGAACGCAGACCTGGTATAGCCTGGTCGGTGGGAAGTTGTACCGCAGAGGCTTCTCACAGCCCCTCTTGCTCTGCCTCGCACCCCCCGAGGCCCACACTGTCCTCGCCGAGCTTCACGAGGGAATTTGTGGGGAGCATATAGGGGGTCGGACCTTGGCCTTCAAGGCCCTCCGACAGGGATACTACTGGCCAACAATGCGCCGAGACGCTGCAGCATACGTGCGGCAATGCCAGCCGTGCCAACGGCACGCCCGACTGCAGCATCAACCGGCGGTCCCTCTCAACTCGATGGAAATCGCTTGGCCCTTCGCCCAGTGGGGACTCgatctcctcggccccttcccTCCGGCTTCGGGGCAATGACGTTTCCTCATTGTCGGGGTGGATTACTTCACAAAATGGGTTGAGGCCGAACCAttggcctccatcaccgagaaGCAAGTTCAAGGCTTTACGTGGAAAAATATCATCACTCGGTTCGGGATCCCGAGGGCCATTATCACCGACAATGGAGCCCAGTTCAACAACGCCAAGTTTAAGGCTTACTGCTCGTACGGAATACAACTGAAGTTTAGCTCGGTGGCACACCCTTAGACCAACGGACAGGCCGAGGTAATGAATCGGGCAATTCTAGAAGGCCTCAGGAGGAGAGTCTCAGGCGCACTCGGAGCTTGGGTAGACGAACTCCCGAGCGTCCTATGGGCGATGCGGACAACCCCGAAGACGGCTTCAGGCGAATCCCCGTTCAGCCTTGCATTCGGGACCGAAGCGGTCCTTCCGCCTGAAATAGTATTCTCAACTTTTCGCACCTCGGATTACGAACAAGATGGTTCTGAGGAAGGCCTGAGAGCGCACTTAGACCTCCTCGAGGAAAGGAGGACCGAGGCCCACCTGCGCACCCTGACCTATAAGAAGGTCGTGGCACGGATGTACAACCGAAGAGTCCGTCCCCGCCCGATCGAGATCAGAGACCTCGTCCTCCGCAAAGCAGAGGTAACCGACCCGACCCGGGCGGGAGGCAAGCTCGCACCCAACTGGGAAGGCCCATACAGGGTCTACGACATGATCCGAGAAGGGACCTACCGGCTCGAGACTATGGAAGGAGACCGCTTACCAAGGACATGGAACACAGCAAACCTAAAAAAGTTCTACCCATAAAGAGAGATCAAAACGAGGGTATACATTATAAGAGACCCACGGGTAGT contains:
- the LOC135651427 gene encoding uncharacterized protein LOC135651427, producing the protein MPNDPHADPLGPVTHGEGEMLTSTPDRYWRLFNDLGMPPPLSTVDPPAVLPEAFLALVKQVQGMMEIMQTVVPLIPEIRRLTDASADPAHLRPSTGQDATGETRDGAVHHEGSPAHVSPAPSRAARRRPEPDTVSSDSTDSFIKVQFSQVNRRLDEFRRELQRSRDESNEGTSGGSPFIQEIQEKPVPLNFRVPALETYDGGSDPTEHVAAFRTQMALYGTSDALMCRTFPTTFRGPARAWFSRLRQSSIVSFNQFAKEFEQNFLTSARPRPSIAALLALSQHEEETLALFVTRFAAEIRRYSDTHPSLIMQAFLTGLKPSRFFWSLIEKPPATVPEMLHRANQYVAGEALAAGRRPIGKKSRTEQPRAAASSVDPQPRRRLDHPEQRLPRPPPLPLNTPRTEIFLQIREKGLLRPPNPMRATYKDRSKYCRFHRDHGHDTEDCHDLQNQIEELIRRGYLGRYLKEPREATPRPRMPVERQVDVIIGGPTAGGSSSSARKSYARSSVEKRPRPELEPEISFGAEEGERSHHDDALVISIQIANARVKRVMVDTGSSADILYLDAFKRLGLPTEDLVPMSSALTGFTRDSISPLGTTTLPVSIGEEPRTKTIMTTFMVVNLPSAYNVILGRPTLNKLKAVVSTYHRAIKFPTSAGVGESRSDPGESRRCYLTAVSRTKRACPHIPDPREEAATSTHLEPPEQLTEVPIKGDRPGQTVKIGAAQPEENQLQLVEFLKANADVFAWSPKEMPGIDRTVAEHQLNINPEARPIKQRPRRFAPDRQKAISEEVDRLTEVGFISEVKYPQWLSNVVLVKKPN
- the LOC135651428 gene encoding uncharacterized protein LOC135651428, which encodes MCVDYTNLNRACPKDYYPLPRIDQLVDATSGYELLTFLDAYSGYNQIRMAPADQENTAFITDRGIYCYKVMPFGLKNAGATYQRMVDKLFRRQIGRNMEIYVDDMIVKSKTAEAHLADLAETFQTLRRFHMRLNPAKCVFGVSSGRFLGFVIHQSGIDANPEKVRAITRMHSPRSVKEVQCLTGKLAALSRFISRSGDRCLPFFQALQQVNNFTWTPECEEAFEDLKAYLTRLPRLASPEPGETLGLYLAASARAVSSALVREAPPKQQPIYYVSHVLAGAEARYPPHRKAGSGVEGRKDADRAWTLHVDGSTITGVAGVGLILKSPTGETYERSVRLQFQATNNEAEYEALLHGLRLALEMQVDNLEVFNDSQLVTGHVNGSYEARDPTMASYLAETQRLARLFSRFSITQVPRAQNASADALAKAASARGLEKASVTEPITASTIPSCGVVETRTSPNWMEEILCFKSDGEEPDDPAAARRLRRTQTWYSLVGGKLYRRGFSQPLLLCLAPPEAHTVLAELHEGICGEHIGGRTLAFKALRQGYYWPTMRRDAAAYVRQCQPCQRHARLQHQPAVPLNSMEIAWPFAQWGLDLLGPFPPASGQ